Proteins encoded by one window of Chondromyces crocatus:
- a CDS encoding serine/threonine-protein kinase, translating to MGSVWAAVNESTSRDVAVKLILRPEPEFRIRLQREAKALGALHHKNIIDVYDIDQTEKGDPFLVMQLLTGETLHDMLRRKRRLEPHEAARIGRDIARALAAAHQVPIIHRDLKPANIFLHQEPGEEGEVVVKVLDFGVAKNLAHSDGMHTAAGGTVGSPLYMSPEQVRAQRDVDHRADLWSLGVVLFEMIAGQRPFDGDAQQVFAKILTGDAPRLDRVVRRIEPGLVDLVQRCLKRKREERPHSAAEVAVALEAFMTPRESTSAGWSNAALGSGPASGPPSGAYAPVSGGGAGSASSSGAAPSRPGSGPYPAYASGPYAAASPVPGLRPSSPSGSYPGVSVPAGGPRSGSGAYPAYGSGPYAAAPAGADVLSLSGELEEVIDEDDAKTIPIRPGMAQAVMQQLAQQRAGQGLPAGGATAVLPRGPQGAGGYGAGGQGGMPGHAAESSPQSGPGAWQQQQYRTGESWPRAGAHPSHPTSDPMRESGPWSAGPGSHGAGAMPMRSPQASSPEIYGGMGGAIPQSASPEGQPAAQGWAQGGTVKLAGNEAQALRGLAAGLQNTAPLHPGAGMGPGPGHPGAPDGATPFPGTMGVHSSAISTTKPLVSAIPQNLPPANQTMGATLFFEEKRKRSRMVAAVVGVLVGLAVAAGALFFITMQSAPERPELTPEQPAQAKDEKPNDTEPVPAQELAPPLPSAAPTGEAAPVPAPSAEPTAIPVATPSAEPSKGASTAALATGATAPATVNKPATASSPAPPRGAGKTQDPCFGKTGFEKKLCENRLKGGK from the coding sequence ATGGGATCCGTCTGGGCCGCGGTGAACGAGTCGACGTCGCGGGACGTCGCGGTGAAGCTGATCTTGCGCCCCGAGCCCGAGTTCCGCATCCGGCTCCAGCGAGAGGCCAAGGCGCTCGGTGCGCTGCATCATAAAAACATCATCGATGTGTACGACATCGACCAGACCGAGAAGGGAGACCCCTTCCTCGTCATGCAGCTCCTCACCGGCGAGACCCTCCATGACATGCTGCGCCGCAAGCGAAGGCTGGAGCCGCACGAGGCCGCGCGCATCGGCCGTGACATCGCCCGCGCGCTCGCCGCAGCGCACCAGGTGCCCATCATTCACCGCGATCTCAAGCCCGCGAACATCTTCCTCCACCAAGAGCCGGGCGAAGAGGGCGAGGTCGTCGTCAAGGTCCTCGACTTCGGTGTCGCCAAGAACCTCGCCCACTCGGACGGGATGCACACGGCCGCCGGCGGCACGGTCGGCTCGCCGCTGTACATGAGCCCCGAGCAGGTGCGCGCCCAGCGCGACGTAGATCACCGCGCGGATCTGTGGTCGCTCGGCGTGGTGCTCTTCGAGATGATCGCCGGGCAGCGCCCCTTCGACGGCGACGCGCAGCAGGTGTTCGCCAAGATCCTGACGGGCGACGCCCCGCGGCTGGACAGGGTGGTCCGTCGGATCGAGCCCGGCCTCGTCGACCTGGTGCAGCGCTGCCTGAAGCGGAAGCGCGAGGAGCGCCCTCACTCCGCCGCCGAGGTCGCGGTCGCGCTCGAGGCCTTCATGACGCCGCGGGAGTCGACCTCCGCGGGGTGGTCCAACGCGGCGCTCGGCAGCGGGCCGGCGAGCGGCCCTCCTTCAGGCGCGTACGCGCCCGTGAGCGGAGGCGGCGCTGGCAGCGCGAGTTCTTCGGGGGCTGCGCCCTCGCGGCCGGGGTCCGGACCGTACCCCGCCTATGCTTCCGGCCCCTATGCCGCCGCGTCGCCGGTCCCCGGCCTGCGACCCTCGTCGCCGTCGGGTTCGTACCCGGGCGTGTCGGTCCCTGCCGGAGGACCGCGGTCGGGCTCCGGCGCGTACCCCGCCTACGGCTCCGGCCCGTATGCGGCTGCGCCCGCGGGAGCGGACGTGCTGTCGCTGAGCGGCGAACTGGAAGAGGTCATCGACGAGGACGACGCCAAGACCATCCCGATCCGCCCCGGCATGGCCCAGGCCGTGATGCAGCAGCTCGCGCAGCAGCGCGCCGGGCAAGGCCTCCCTGCCGGCGGCGCGACCGCGGTGCTGCCGCGCGGCCCGCAAGGCGCGGGTGGGTATGGTGCAGGAGGGCAGGGAGGGATGCCGGGCCATGCGGCAGAATCGTCCCCTCAGTCCGGACCTGGCGCCTGGCAACAGCAGCAGTACCGCACGGGCGAGTCGTGGCCCCGGGCGGGCGCTCACCCATCGCACCCCACGAGCGACCCGATGCGGGAGAGCGGTCCGTGGTCTGCCGGGCCAGGATCGCATGGCGCCGGCGCGATGCCGATGCGCTCACCTCAGGCCTCCTCACCCGAGATCTACGGCGGCATGGGTGGCGCCATCCCTCAGAGCGCGAGCCCGGAGGGGCAACCTGCAGCCCAGGGCTGGGCGCAAGGCGGAACGGTGAAGCTCGCCGGCAACGAAGCGCAGGCCCTCCGGGGCCTCGCCGCCGGCCTGCAGAACACGGCGCCCCTGCACCCAGGGGCTGGCATGGGACCAGGACCAGGGCACCCTGGTGCGCCGGACGGTGCGACCCCTTTCCCTGGCACGATGGGGGTGCACAGCAGCGCGATCTCGACGACGAAGCCGCTGGTCAGCGCCATCCCGCAGAACCTGCCCCCCGCCAACCAGACCATGGGTGCGACGCTGTTCTTCGAGGAGAAGCGCAAGCGCAGCCGGATGGTGGCGGCCGTCGTCGGCGTGCTCGTCGGGCTGGCAGTGGCCGCTGGAGCCTTGTTCTTCATCACGATGCAAAGCGCACCCGAGCGTCCCGAATTGACCCCGGAGCAACCCGCGCAAGCGAAGGACGAAAAGCCGAACGACACGGAGCCCGTCCCCGCGCAGGAGCTGGCACCTCCACTGCCGAGCGCGGCGCCCACCGGCGAGGCCGCTCCAGTTCCCGCACCTTCCGCGGAGCCGACCGCGATCCCCGTGGCCACCCCCAGC
- a CDS encoding serine/threonine protein kinase has product MEGGCAAAPPWDTILQLGPACEKDTGISTMVNPSFVSRLVPGSIVAKRYRLTRQIGEGAMGAVWAAIDEVTTREVALKLLLRPDPEHRHRLLREARACGSLKHKNIIDVFDIMETESGEPFLVMQLLSGETVAEVLARKRRLETEEAASIGRDVTRALTAAHALQIIHRDLKPANIFLHQEPDIDGYVVKVLDFGIAKNLGASDGLHTVAGGAVGSPFYMSPEQVRGDPTIDVRADIWALGVVLFEMLSGVRPFQGETPEVFAKILTGEIPSVTRYVRRVDERLAQIVSRCLSREREHRYSSAAEVTALLEPLVRGQSANSPFAPGAPSLQGNRAPQPSSPGQTPLASPPYTPAIATPLPGLATPGPAPRSPMGLTPPPGMPAPPPSRGSNPGMMYLDNEDEDEAPTTFYKADEYIPPDPRGSSPGLPPGPAMAPGLAQGGSQPPNTMRWGEGPPVPPGLSLDTTAALDSPYSDAPAWTRGGTVKMAADDMARYRLPQGSASVITSAPPAPPPPPGMMPSQGSVPGANPYGSPAYTASFGASSGLYGEELSTQPLQPSGQPQGTPSSSFTPLMASGNAAFEGDGGASLMPRRLSRSMIALLVGLIVALGIIGVSLVMVLNDPKDDPASGTPDSDSSATPLPGATAAASASPLPEPPPTPEPPPEAEPVAEPPPAPSASASAAPPSTLVPAVTAKPQATTPRPATTTTATRPATSPTTTTKKNCAKLKLLERKRCERGG; this is encoded by the coding sequence ATGGAAGGGGGGTGCGCTGCTGCGCCTCCCTGGGATACCATCCTGCAACTCGGTCCAGCCTGCGAGAAGGACACCGGCATCTCCACCATGGTCAATCCCTCGTTCGTTTCCCGACTCGTGCCCGGGTCCATCGTCGCCAAGCGGTACAGGCTGACCCGCCAGATCGGCGAAGGAGCGATGGGTGCCGTCTGGGCTGCGATCGACGAGGTGACGACGCGTGAGGTCGCGCTCAAGCTCCTCCTCCGGCCCGATCCGGAGCACCGCCATCGCCTGCTGCGTGAGGCCCGCGCCTGCGGATCGCTGAAGCACAAGAACATCATCGACGTCTTCGACATCATGGAGACGGAGAGCGGTGAGCCGTTCCTGGTGATGCAGCTCCTGTCCGGCGAGACCGTCGCCGAGGTGCTCGCGCGCAAGCGCCGCCTGGAGACCGAGGAAGCTGCGTCGATCGGCCGCGACGTGACCCGCGCTCTGACCGCCGCGCACGCGCTGCAGATCATCCACCGCGATCTCAAGCCGGCGAACATCTTCCTGCACCAGGAGCCGGACATCGACGGCTACGTCGTCAAGGTCCTCGACTTCGGCATCGCCAAGAACCTGGGCGCTTCCGACGGGTTGCACACCGTGGCGGGCGGCGCGGTGGGCTCGCCGTTCTACATGAGCCCCGAGCAGGTCCGCGGCGATCCCACCATCGACGTCCGCGCCGACATCTGGGCGCTCGGTGTGGTCCTCTTCGAGATGCTTTCCGGCGTTCGCCCCTTCCAGGGCGAGACCCCAGAGGTGTTCGCGAAGATCCTCACCGGCGAGATCCCCAGCGTCACCCGCTACGTGCGCCGCGTCGATGAGCGCCTCGCGCAGATCGTCTCGCGCTGCCTCTCGCGCGAGCGCGAGCACCGTTACTCTTCGGCGGCCGAGGTCACGGCCTTGCTCGAACCGTTGGTGCGCGGGCAGTCGGCGAACTCGCCCTTCGCACCAGGGGCTCCGTCCCTGCAGGGCAACCGCGCACCACAGCCCTCTTCGCCAGGGCAGACGCCTCTAGCGTCTCCGCCGTACACCCCGGCCATCGCCACGCCCCTCCCTGGACTCGCCACGCCTGGCCCTGCGCCCCGGTCGCCGATGGGCCTGACGCCACCGCCCGGGATGCCTGCTCCGCCACCTTCGCGCGGATCGAACCCGGGCATGATGTACCTCGACAACGAGGACGAGGACGAGGCGCCCACCACGTTCTACAAGGCCGACGAGTACATCCCGCCGGACCCGCGTGGCTCTTCCCCGGGTCTGCCGCCAGGCCCCGCGATGGCGCCTGGGCTCGCTCAAGGCGGGAGCCAGCCTCCGAACACCATGCGCTGGGGCGAAGGGCCTCCCGTGCCTCCTGGTCTCTCGCTCGACACGACGGCGGCGCTCGACTCCCCCTACTCTGACGCGCCTGCGTGGACTCGTGGCGGCACGGTCAAGATGGCCGCCGACGACATGGCGCGCTACCGCCTGCCCCAGGGCTCGGCCTCGGTCATCACCTCCGCACCTCCTGCACCTCCCCCTCCGCCGGGGATGATGCCTTCTCAGGGGTCTGTTCCTGGGGCGAATCCTTACGGCTCTCCCGCCTACACCGCGTCGTTCGGTGCGAGTTCGGGCCTATACGGCGAGGAGCTGTCCACGCAGCCGTTGCAGCCTTCCGGTCAGCCACAAGGGACACCCAGCTCCTCGTTCACTCCCTTGATGGCGAGCGGCAACGCGGCATTCGAAGGGGATGGCGGCGCCTCGCTCATGCCCCGCCGGCTCTCCAGATCGATGATCGCCCTGCTGGTGGGCCTCATCGTCGCCCTCGGCATCATCGGCGTCAGCCTGGTGATGGTCCTCAACGATCCGAAGGACGATCCCGCCTCGGGGACGCCGGATTCCGACTCCTCGGCCACGCCACTCCCGGGGGCGACGGCGGCGGCCAGCGCGAGCCCTCTTCCTGAGCCTCCGCCGACCCCTGAGCCTCCGCCCGAAGCCGAGCCTGTTGCCGAGCCTCCGCCGGCCCCTTCGGCCTCCGCGAGTGCCGCACCGCCTTCGACGCTCGTGCCCGCGGTGACTGCGAAGCCTCAAGCGACCACCCCGCGTCCCGCCACGACCACGACGGCGACGCGTCCGGCGACGTCTCCCACGACGACCACGAAGAAGAACTGCGCCAAGCTGAAGCTCCTCGAGCGCAAGCGCTGCGAGCGCGGGGGCTGA
- a CDS encoding lytic transglycosylase domain-containing protein: protein MASDKTGATAETAKSGTTKAEVPKAEAPKAEVPKAEAPKAEAPKAEAPKVEASKADAPKAEASKADTPKTDAPKADVAKDAPRTDATTLAAKVAPKAEPAKVAVKPQAKKPARPAPKTAAKPVKKAPPKRTRKPGEPGQPNETARRVVSGAAAPQGTSAAESGELRALRDIDRLLFPTAAPAPGPAWVADGTVLMDPGGPRVDASGVPPSALLPGTAPPVDPGPPPSPPRDLSWLRQLKMPDIPVRWDARVVRYLEHYKNDPHGKSAAVIFLRKSGRYGAAIRRVLREQKVPEDVVWLALVESGFEPTAQSAVGAAGLWQFMPDGARIYGLTVDRWIDERLDPERSTLAAARYLSDLRKRFGSWELAFAAYNMGYGGLLAAIRKYNTNDFWELARMEAGLPLESALYVPKIIAISIVARNPEVFGVEDVELEPAVGFDKVAVGSGVSLQAVATASGAPQSDIEALNPQLVARRTPPLPLENDALTRWEVRVPPGVGAQAAKAIPRVLEREPKLGRHLVRWGEALENIATTHRTTRSSLQSLNGLRSGESVRPGTLLFVPARGLLGEGTTKGSVADVPDSRPVITVPPQRFSYEDRRRVFYRVVSGDALRDVASVLGVGVDELCRWNALDPSASLHEGMSLQVFLHKSRRTDDVLLLEEADARILPVGSDDFFAHFEALKGRKRLEVAVRDGDDWRKLSSRYGLSLGMLERINHRSRRSPLQPGEKVVVYVPLDRPSEPVIAPPPRDGEEAIAAAIDPGSEGSVKPALLRPDASDTPDEPESGADSETIPAGASTPVDATPPTKTPGSASKTPGNASKSPGSAPRRATPPTPSGQGA, encoded by the coding sequence GTGGCTTCCGACAAAACGGGAGCCACTGCCGAGACGGCCAAATCCGGGACGACAAAGGCAGAGGTGCCGAAGGCGGAGGCACCGAAAGCGGAGGTACCGAAAGCGGAGGCACCGAAAGCGGAGGCACCGAAAGCGGAAGCGCCGAAGGTGGAGGCCTCGAAGGCGGATGCGCCGAAGGCGGAGGCCTCGAAGGCAGACACGCCAAAAACGGACGCTCCGAAGGCCGACGTTGCGAAGGACGCTCCCCGGACAGATGCCACGACGCTGGCGGCGAAGGTCGCCCCGAAGGCCGAGCCGGCGAAGGTCGCGGTCAAGCCCCAGGCGAAGAAGCCCGCCCGTCCTGCCCCCAAGACGGCCGCGAAGCCCGTCAAGAAGGCGCCTCCCAAGCGCACCCGCAAGCCTGGTGAGCCCGGGCAACCCAACGAGACGGCGCGACGCGTGGTCTCGGGGGCGGCGGCCCCGCAAGGGACGAGCGCTGCGGAGTCCGGCGAGCTGCGCGCTCTTCGCGACATCGATCGCCTCCTTTTCCCCACGGCAGCTCCCGCGCCAGGGCCTGCCTGGGTGGCCGATGGCACGGTGCTCATGGATCCTGGTGGTCCACGGGTCGACGCTTCCGGGGTGCCCCCCTCGGCGCTCCTCCCGGGGACGGCGCCCCCCGTCGATCCTGGCCCTCCGCCATCGCCCCCGCGCGACCTTTCCTGGCTCCGCCAGCTCAAGATGCCCGACATCCCCGTCCGCTGGGACGCGCGCGTCGTGCGCTACCTCGAGCACTACAAGAACGATCCGCACGGCAAGTCGGCTGCGGTGATCTTTCTCCGCAAGAGCGGGCGGTACGGCGCGGCCATCCGGCGCGTGCTCCGTGAGCAGAAGGTCCCCGAGGACGTCGTCTGGCTCGCCCTCGTCGAGAGCGGCTTCGAGCCCACGGCGCAGTCCGCGGTGGGCGCCGCAGGCCTCTGGCAGTTCATGCCCGACGGCGCGCGCATCTACGGACTCACGGTCGATCGCTGGATCGACGAGCGCCTCGATCCGGAGCGCTCCACGCTGGCCGCCGCGCGTTACCTCTCCGATCTGCGCAAGCGCTTCGGGAGCTGGGAGCTGGCGTTCGCCGCGTACAACATGGGCTATGGCGGTCTGCTCGCGGCGATCCGCAAGTACAACACCAACGACTTCTGGGAGCTCGCGCGCATGGAAGCGGGCTTGCCCCTGGAATCGGCGCTCTATGTGCCGAAGATCATCGCCATCTCCATCGTCGCGCGGAACCCCGAAGTCTTCGGCGTCGAGGACGTGGAGCTCGAGCCCGCCGTGGGCTTCGACAAGGTGGCCGTGGGCTCCGGGGTATCCTTGCAGGCCGTGGCCACGGCCTCGGGCGCGCCACAGTCCGACATCGAAGCGCTGAACCCGCAGCTCGTCGCGCGTCGCACCCCCCCGCTCCCTCTGGAGAACGACGCGCTCACCCGCTGGGAAGTCCGTGTGCCCCCTGGGGTCGGTGCTCAGGCCGCCAAGGCCATTCCCCGTGTCCTGGAGCGGGAGCCAAAGCTGGGCAGGCATCTGGTGCGCTGGGGCGAGGCCCTGGAGAACATCGCCACCACCCACCGCACCACCCGCAGCTCCCTGCAGTCGCTCAACGGCCTTCGCTCGGGTGAGTCCGTGCGCCCTGGGACGCTGCTCTTCGTTCCGGCGCGAGGGCTGCTCGGCGAAGGGACGACGAAGGGAAGCGTTGCCGACGTCCCGGACTCCCGGCCCGTGATCACCGTCCCGCCGCAGCGATTCTCCTACGAAGATCGCCGTCGCGTCTTCTACCGCGTCGTCTCTGGCGATGCGCTGCGTGACGTCGCCTCCGTGCTCGGGGTCGGTGTCGACGAGCTCTGCCGGTGGAACGCGCTCGATCCGAGCGCCTCGCTGCACGAGGGCATGAGCCTCCAGGTCTTCCTCCACAAGAGCAGACGGACCGACGACGTGCTGCTCCTCGAAGAAGCCGACGCGCGCATCCTCCCTGTCGGATCGGATGATTTCTTCGCGCACTTCGAGGCCTTGAAGGGCCGTAAGCGGCTCGAAGTCGCGGTGCGCGACGGCGACGACTGGCGCAAGCTCTCCAGCCGTTACGGTCTGTCGCTCGGCATGCTGGAGCGCATCAATCATCGCTCGCGGCGCAGTCCGCTCCAGCCTGGCGAGAAGGTTGTGGTCTACGTGCCGCTGGATCGCCCCAGCGAGCCCGTCATCGCTCCTCCGCCACGGGACGGCGAGGAGGCCATCGCCGCCGCGATCGACCCTGGCAGCGAGGGATCGGTGAAGCCTGCGCTGCTACGGCCTGATGCCTCCGACACACCGGACGAGCCGGAAAGCGGGGCAGATTCAGAGACGATCCCTGCGGGCGCGAGCACCCCGGTCGACGCGACGCCGCCGACGAAGACGCCCGGATCTGCGTCAAAGACGCCTGGAAACGCGTCGAAATCACCTGGATCTGCGCCACGACGAGCGACACCGCCGACCCCGTCCGGCCAGGGAGCGTAG
- a CDS encoding protein-glutamate methylesterase/protein-glutamine glutaminase has product MTSQVPLRALVVDDSAYNRRNIAEILGGSDEIEVVGKAGDGDEALRQVAQLKPDVITLDLEMPRMDGFTFLRILMARQPTPVIVVSSYAQKENVFKALELGAVDFVAKPDRQFSPDATIRKEIIQKVLLVRYLKPRAPALPRAVSAPPGHQRVPTEPRLGLPLRHLVAIGSSTGGPTALLEIFNRIPERFPGAIVIAQHMPDKFTRTFAERLDRRGGVRVVEAQDGDQVISRKAYVCPGRMCMDVVVTSGNSLQGDVRIKVGPPVSGDRYVPSADRLFRSVAQVAGTRAVGVILTGMGDDGVIGARAIRAAGGTVVAESEETAVVYGMPGAAVRAGVVNESLPLSAIGDFIALLA; this is encoded by the coding sequence ATGACGTCTCAGGTTCCCCTGCGTGCGCTCGTCGTCGACGACTCTGCCTACAACCGGCGCAACATCGCCGAGATTCTGGGTGGAAGCGACGAGATCGAGGTTGTTGGCAAGGCCGGCGACGGAGACGAGGCCCTCCGTCAGGTCGCCCAGCTCAAGCCGGACGTGATCACGCTGGATCTGGAGATGCCCCGGATGGACGGGTTCACCTTCCTCCGGATCCTGATGGCGCGGCAACCGACCCCGGTGATCGTGGTTTCGAGCTACGCTCAGAAGGAGAACGTCTTCAAGGCGCTCGAACTCGGTGCGGTCGACTTCGTGGCCAAGCCGGACAGGCAGTTCTCTCCTGATGCCACCATCCGCAAAGAGATCATCCAGAAGGTCCTCCTCGTGCGCTACCTCAAGCCGAGAGCCCCTGCGCTTCCCCGAGCCGTGTCGGCGCCTCCCGGGCACCAGCGTGTGCCCACCGAGCCGCGCCTCGGTCTGCCGCTGCGCCACCTCGTGGCCATCGGCTCGTCCACCGGAGGGCCGACGGCACTGCTGGAGATCTTCAACCGCATCCCGGAAAGGTTCCCCGGAGCGATCGTGATCGCCCAGCACATGCCGGACAAGTTCACGCGCACCTTCGCCGAGCGGCTGGACCGGCGCGGCGGCGTGAGGGTGGTGGAGGCGCAGGACGGCGATCAGGTGATCAGTCGAAAGGCCTACGTCTGTCCGGGCAGGATGTGCATGGACGTCGTGGTGACCTCCGGCAACTCGTTGCAAGGCGACGTCAGGATCAAGGTCGGCCCGCCCGTATCGGGCGACAGGTACGTGCCGAGCGCGGATCGTCTTTTCCGCAGCGTGGCCCAGGTCGCAGGGACCCGCGCGGTGGGCGTGATTCTCACGGGCATGGGCGACGATGGCGTGATCGGCGCCCGCGCGATCCGTGCTGCTGGCGGGACGGTGGTGGCCGAGAGCGAAGAGACCGCCGTGGTCTATGGCATGCCTGGGGCCGCGGTGCGCGCCGGGGTGGTGAACGAGAGCTTGCCACTCAGCGCGATCGGCGACTTCATCGCGCTGCTCGCCTGA
- a CDS encoding CheR family methyltransferase: protein MSPKNEEIRLSPEEFRLLREFFNQHCGLQFGPESRLSMERRLRERLAVLGHRSFAEYHQFLRHHPRGRAELDEALDVVTVNETYFFREDYQLRALKSEIVPMLIKAGGARNRLSIWSAGCSTGEEVYSIAMVAHDAGLTASREVRVFGSDISRRCIAVARRGVYGSSSFRAIPPEMRRRYFYDRPDGVHVADEIRAMCQFGRLNLLDGSSARVVSGVDIIFCRNVLIYFDEASRIKVINSFHERLLPGGFLLLGHSESLLNVPTKFELVHLREDLVYRKPAAPVRLGVTEPPAPEAPAKPPFQKPSLSG, encoded by the coding sequence GTGAGCCCGAAGAACGAAGAAATCCGGCTGTCTCCCGAGGAGTTCCGTCTCCTGCGCGAGTTCTTCAACCAGCACTGCGGACTGCAGTTCGGGCCCGAGTCTCGCCTGTCCATGGAGCGGCGCTTGCGTGAGCGGCTCGCGGTGCTGGGCCACCGCTCCTTCGCGGAGTACCACCAGTTCCTCCGCCATCACCCCCGGGGCCGGGCCGAGCTCGACGAGGCGCTCGACGTGGTGACCGTGAACGAGACCTACTTCTTCCGCGAGGACTACCAGCTCCGCGCGCTGAAGTCGGAGATCGTGCCGATGCTCATCAAGGCGGGTGGGGCGCGAAACCGCCTCTCCATCTGGAGCGCGGGCTGCTCGACCGGGGAAGAGGTCTATTCCATCGCCATGGTCGCCCACGACGCTGGCCTCACCGCGTCACGCGAGGTGCGCGTCTTCGGGAGCGACATCTCACGCCGGTGCATCGCCGTTGCGCGGCGCGGCGTGTATGGAAGCTCGTCGTTTCGCGCGATTCCCCCGGAAATGCGGCGGCGCTACTTCTACGATCGCCCTGACGGCGTCCACGTGGCCGACGAAATCCGGGCGATGTGCCAGTTCGGGCGCTTGAACCTGCTCGACGGATCGTCGGCCAGGGTGGTAAGCGGCGTCGATATCATCTTTTGCCGGAACGTCCTCATCTATTTCGACGAGGCGTCTCGGATCAAAGTGATCAACTCGTTCCACGAACGACTGCTTCCTGGAGGCTTTTTGCTCCTCGGCCACTCCGAGTCGCTCCTGAACGTCCCCACGAAGTTCGAGCTGGTCCATCTCCGGGAGGATCTCGTCTACCGCAAGCCGGCGGCCCCCGTCCGTCTCGGCGTCACCGAACCTCCGGCGCCCGAGGCTCCCGCAAAGCCGCCGTTTCAGAAACCGAGCCTCTCTGGTTAG
- a CDS encoding HEAT repeat domain-containing protein: MSVPDGISVAVLGEELLAPDAEVRRLAAVRLPALEARSAASLLLLALGDADWRVRKDATLAGQELLAAAADRGDLGGEALLLEALVEALRPGDNVGLRNATIDVLAGHGRAAIDIIAGTFPHLDADGRKLAVEALGRTGDPQALGPLTAALSDRDDNVRHAAVEAIAALGPGAPEQVVEVLTRALSDEDRLVQLTALHGLNALEASAPWSKIQPLLSDPMLRPAALEAAALAESPEAPAALVNALATGRGRAFAQIVGALSRLIGGPLADHVVEALRSAGPDVGVRLTRAAADPARHEAGALVEPPSWRGPSSSSLELRGQALVLAALADAPGAVEAAVDALAEPALAEPAQRALVSLGPRALGEVLGRLSGPAGRLLTGVVIDVDPLEPEQAAALLDVAVVLVEDESERIGEVQAVVHGALRSPSTLVATSAVYALAKLGQEEDLRLMAEQSVEASLPVACAAERALAALSALHPGAARSLVREMMHDPSRYLPAAVVLEALGAPQVLPGGQRRGPSSALEVDELSFLTHAAATGDARARCAAVLASAAVSGADSLELLAAALADEEREVQLAAARALGRLRANLDPAVTPAVAARAEELLDLLGQSRDVELLAAAAPCAPDVSGLPPSRARASWRPSEGPSSP; the protein is encoded by the coding sequence GTGAGCGTACCCGATGGAATCAGCGTGGCCGTGCTGGGTGAAGAGCTGCTCGCACCCGATGCGGAGGTCCGTCGTCTGGCGGCGGTGAGGTTGCCTGCGCTGGAAGCGCGCTCGGCGGCGTCGTTGCTCCTCCTGGCGCTGGGGGACGCCGACTGGCGGGTGCGCAAGGATGCGACGCTCGCGGGGCAAGAGCTCCTGGCGGCGGCGGCGGATCGCGGGGACCTCGGGGGAGAGGCGTTGCTGCTGGAGGCGCTGGTCGAGGCGCTGCGACCGGGGGACAACGTGGGGCTCCGCAACGCGACGATCGACGTGCTCGCGGGGCACGGGCGCGCGGCGATCGACATCATCGCGGGGACGTTCCCGCACCTCGACGCGGACGGGCGGAAGCTGGCCGTGGAGGCGCTCGGGAGGACGGGTGACCCGCAGGCGCTCGGGCCACTCACTGCGGCGCTCTCGGATCGAGACGACAACGTGCGCCACGCCGCCGTGGAGGCGATCGCTGCGCTGGGTCCAGGAGCGCCCGAGCAGGTGGTGGAGGTGCTCACGAGAGCGCTCTCCGACGAGGATCGGCTGGTGCAGCTCACGGCGCTGCACGGCTTGAACGCGCTGGAGGCCTCGGCCCCGTGGTCGAAGATCCAGCCGCTTCTGTCCGATCCGATGCTGCGTCCTGCGGCGCTGGAGGCGGCGGCGCTTGCCGAGAGCCCCGAGGCGCCCGCGGCGCTCGTGAACGCGCTCGCCACCGGGAGGGGGCGCGCCTTCGCGCAGATCGTGGGGGCTCTGTCGCGTCTCATCGGGGGCCCGCTCGCCGATCACGTCGTGGAGGCGCTGCGCTCTGCAGGGCCCGACGTGGGCGTGCGCCTGACGCGGGCTGCAGCGGATCCGGCGCGTCACGAGGCCGGTGCCCTGGTGGAGCCTCCTTCCTGGCGGGGTCCGAGCAGCAGCTCCCTGGAGCTGCGGGGGCAAGCGCTGGTTCTCGCCGCCCTCGCGGACGCGCCCGGCGCGGTCGAGGCGGCCGTCGACGCGCTGGCCGAGCCTGCGCTGGCCGAGCCCGCCCAGCGCGCGCTCGTGTCGCTCGGGCCGCGAGCGCTCGGTGAGGTGCTCGGTCGCCTGAGTGGGCCCGCGGGACGCCTGCTGACGGGCGTCGTGATCGACGTCGATCCGCTGGAACCGGAGCAAGCAGCAGCCCTGCTCGATGTCGCGGTGGTCCTCGTGGAGGACGAGAGCGAGCGCATCGGTGAGGTGCAGGCGGTCGTTCATGGCGCGCTGCGCAGCCCCTCGACCCTGGTGGCGACCTCCGCGGTCTACGCGCTGGCGAAGCTGGGTCAGGAAGAAGACCTCCGGCTCATGGCGGAGCAGTCGGTGGAGGCGTCGCTGCCGGTGGCCTGTGCGGCCGAGCGTGCGCTCGCGGCGCTCTCGGCGCTTCATCCGGGGGCAGCGCGCTCCCTGGTGCGGGAGATGATGCATGACCCGTCGCGCTACCTGCCAGCGGCAGTGGTGCTGGAGGCGCTGGGGGCGCCCCAGGTGCTTCCGGGAGGGCAGAGGAGAGGCCCCTCGAGCGCGCTGGAGGTCGACGAACTCTCGTTCCTGACCCACGCCGCGGCGACGGGCGACGCACGAGCGCGTTGTGCCGCGGTCCTGGCATCTGCAGCCGTCTCCGGAGCGGACTCGCTGGAGCTTCTGGCTGCCGCGCTGGCGGACGAGGAGCGGGAGGTCCAGCTTGCGGCGGCGCGGGCCCTGGGGAGGCTCCGTGCGAACCTCGATCCCGCCGTGACGCCGGCCGTGGCGGCGCGCGCCGAGGAGCTTCTGGACCTGCTGGGCCAGTCCCGTGACGTGGAGCTCCTGGCCGCTGCGGCTCCGTGCGCTCCTGACGTGTCGGGGCTGCCACCAAGCCGCGCCCGCGCGTCCTGGCGTCCTTCGGAGGGGCCCAGCTCACCGTGA